The Neovison vison isolate M4711 chromosome 13, ASM_NN_V1, whole genome shotgun sequence genome includes a region encoding these proteins:
- the PSMA4 gene encoding proteasome subunit alpha type-4 has translation MSRRYDSRTTIFSPEGRLYQVEYAMEAIGHAGTCLGILANDGVLLAAERRNIHKLLDEVFFSEKIYKLNEDMACSVAGITSDANVLTNELRLIAQRYLLQYQEPIPCEQLVTALCDIKQAYTQFGGKRPFGVSLLYIGWDKHYGFQLYQSDPSGNYGGWKATCIGNNSAAAVSMLKQDYKEGEMTLKSALALAIKVLNKTMDVSKLSAEKVEIATLTRENGKTVIRVLKQKEVEQLIKNHEEEEAKAEREKKEKEQKEKDK, from the exons ATG TCTCGAAGATATGACTCCAGGACAACCATATTTTCTCCAGAAG GTCGCCTGTACCAGGTGGAGTACGCCATGGAAGCTATTGGGCACGCAGGCACCTGCTTGGGGATTCTAGCGAACGATGGTGTTTTGCTTGCAGCAGAGAGACGCAACATCCACAAGCTTCTTgatgaagtctttttttctgaaaaaatttataaactgaATGA GGACATGGCCTGCAGCGTGGCAGGGATCACTTCCGACGCGAACGTTCTCACTAATGAGCTGCGGCTCATTGCTCAAAG GTATTTGTTACAGTACCAGGAGCCGATTCCTTGTGAGCAGCTGGTCACAGCGCTGTGTGACATCAAACAAGCATATACACAGTTTGGAG GAAAACGTCCCTTTGGTGTTTCGTTGCTCTACATCGGCTGGGACAAGCACTACGGCTTTCAGCTCTACCAGAGCGACCCCAGTGGGAACTACGGAGGATGGAAAGCCACGTGCATTGGGAACAACAGTGCT GCAGCTGTGTCAATGTTAAAACAAGACTACAAAGAAGGAGAAATGACTTTGAAGTCCGCACTTGCTTTAGCTATCAAAGTCCTCAATAAGACCATGGACGTGAGTAAACTGTCAGCTGAAAAAG TGGAGATCGCCACCCTGACAAGAGAGAACGGGAAGACGGTCATCAGAGTCCTCAAACAGAAGGAGGTGGAGCAGTTGATCAAAAATCACGAGGAGGAGGAAGCGAAAGCCGAgcgggagaagaaagaaaaagagcagaaggagaaggataaATAG